CACGATAACCGCCATGGCCGACAGTAAAAGCACCCGGGTATCGGTGCTAAAATCACCTAACGAGTCTTCCCTCTGCTCCGTTTCGTTTGTCGTATTCATCATTCAATTTCTGGCCCGTCCAAACCTGCTGGATGGCCGATCGCTGCCAATGTAGCAGCCGCGCATTATAGGAACCGGTGCTTTAGATACGCAAGTTTCGCCCACCGTTAGCGACGTTAATCCGTGTACGGATCAGGATTAAATTGCCGCATTCAACGCGCCGTCCGGTTGGGAAGCCGTCCCCGACTTCCGCGCAGCCCGAAGCTCTCCGCGCCGGCAGATTCACGTGTCAATTCCAGCCAACAGAGTCGTCGAATGAATCGCGCGGCGAGTGAAGGCTCAAGCGCGGGCGCGGCAGGCATGGTCAAGGCACACTTTCGCCGGCCCCGGCCCGGGCATCAGGCGAAGATGGCCCGCCGGTGGAATGCGAGTATGTGCTGTCATTCTTTGCGGTGGATGGCAATTATTCTGCCATGACTTTCGCGCAAGCCAGAGCCCGTCGCGACACGCTCGTGGAGGAAATCTACAGGCATGACCACGCCTATTATGTCGAGGGCCGGCAGCTCATCACCGACCGCGAATACGACCAGCTTTTCGGCGAACTCCAGAAGTTGGAAAGGGAGTTTCCGGAGCTGGTCACGCCGGAATCGCCCACGCAACGCGTCGGAGGTTCGCCCAGTGCGAAGTTTGCCCGCGTCGCACATCTCGCGCCGATGCTCTCGCTCGACAAGATCGAAGCGGCCGATCACCCGACCAGCGCCGAAGAGTCGAATCGAGAACGACGCAATCGCGCGCAGGACGAAAACACGCTCGCGCAACTCCGCGCGTTCGACGTGACGATCCGCAAACATCTGGGCCGCGACAAAATTCAATACGTCATTGAGCCGAAGGTGGACGGTGTGTCCATCAGTGTTCATTACCGGCGGGGCAAGCTCGCGCTCGGCGTCACACGCGGTGACGGCACGGAAGGCGACGATATCACCTCCAATCTTAAAACCGTTCGCGCGATTCCGCTGGAATTGAAAATGAAAGATCCGCCCGCCCTGCTCGAGGTCCGCGGTGAAGCCTACATGACGATCAAGGAATTTGACGCGGTCAACGCGAGACTTTCCGTTGCGGGCGAAAAGCCATTTCCCAACGCCCGCAATGCCACCGCGGGCACGCTCAAGCAGCTCGACCCAAAACTGGTGGCGCAACGACCCATTCGGGCCGTGTTTTATGCGACCGGCGCGGTTGAGGGCATTGAGTTCAAAACACACTCTGAAATGCTTGAAGCGCTCGCGCGATTCGGTTTGCCGACGCAGAAACTCTGGTGGGTTTGCGAGGGCATTGACGAAGTTTTGAAAACCTACCGCGGGAAAGTTGTCGCGCATTACGACGAGGACCGCGACCTCCGCCGGCAGTTGCCCTATGAGATTGACGGCATTGTGCTCAAGGTCAACACGCTCGCCGACTGGCCGCGCATTCCCGGACGCAGCCGCGCGCCCGGCTACGCCATCGTCCACAAACCCGTGCCGTGGATCACGCCGGCAGAAACGGTTTTGAAGGCCATCACGGTGCAGGTCGGCCGCACTGGCGTGCTCACACCCGTGGCTGAACTCGAACCGGTGTTCGTGCAAGGCTCGACCATCTCGCGCGCCACTCTCCATAACGAAGACGAGATCCGCCGCAAAGACCTCCGTATCGGCGACACGGTCGTCGTCCGCAAGGCGGGCATGGTCATCCCGGAGATTTTCGAGGTCGTGAAAAGCAGGCGCCCGCCCGGCGCTAAGGAATTCGATCTGTTCAAACACGTCGGCGGCAAATGCCCGGCATGCGGCGGGCCGATCGCGAAGGAAAAAATGTCTGGCGGCGATGCTGATGAAGTTGCGTGGCGCTGTCAGAATATCGCGGGCTGCCCGGCGCAATTGACACGCCGCATCGAGTACTTCGCCCACCGCAAGGCGCTTGACCTGGAATCGCTGGGCGGAATCGTCGCAGAAAAACTGGTTGAACGCGGCCTCGTCAAGGAACCGCTCGACCTGTTCGACCTGAAACTGGAGCAGCTCGCCACGCTGAATCTCGGCACGGACGACGAACCGCGGGTGTTCGGGGAGAAAAACGCGACGAAAGTGCTGGAGGCGCTCGAACGCGCCCGGACGGCGCCGCTCTCCCGCTGGATTCACGCGCTGGCCATTGGGGATGTTGGCGAGGCCACGGCAAAGCAGCTCGCGACCACTCACGCTTCGCTGGCGGCCCTGGCCGATTCCGCCGTTTTGAGAGACATCCGCGCCCTCGGCGCGAAGGAGGGCGAACGCGCGGAAATCAGCCCGCGTTCCCGCAAAAATCCGCCGAAGACCCGGGC
This Candidatus Angelobacter sp. DNA region includes the following protein-coding sequences:
- the ligA gene encoding NAD-dependent DNA ligase LigA; translated protein: MTFAQARARRDTLVEEIYRHDHAYYVEGRQLITDREYDQLFGELQKLEREFPELVTPESPTQRVGGSPSAKFARVAHLAPMLSLDKIEAADHPTSAEESNRERRNRAQDENTLAQLRAFDVTIRKHLGRDKIQYVIEPKVDGVSISVHYRRGKLALGVTRGDGTEGDDITSNLKTVRAIPLELKMKDPPALLEVRGEAYMTIKEFDAVNARLSVAGEKPFPNARNATAGTLKQLDPKLVAQRPIRAVFYATGAVEGIEFKTHSEMLEALARFGLPTQKLWWVCEGIDEVLKTYRGKVVAHYDEDRDLRRQLPYEIDGIVLKVNTLADWPRIPGRSRAPGYAIVHKPVPWITPAETVLKAITVQVGRTGVLTPVAELEPVFVQGSTISRATLHNEDEIRRKDLRIGDTVVVRKAGMVIPEIFEVVKSRRPPGAKEFDLFKHVGGKCPACGGPIAKEKMSGGDADEVAWRCQNIAGCPAQLTRRIEYFAHRKALDLESLGGIVAEKLVERGLVKEPLDLFDLKLEQLATLNLGTDDEPRVFGEKNATKVLEALERARTAPLSRWIHALAIGDVGEATAKQLATTHASLAALADSAVLRDIRALGAKEGERAEISPRSRKNPPKTRAEKAEREQRDAALKVEIAEIEARLDAGGLKANLQEVGPVASASVLDYFSSPAGKKVLVRIRGLKIKPVNDAVKRASSLNAGVLAGKTFVLTGTLPSLTREEATAKIEAAGGKVSGSVSSKTDYVLAGAEAGSKLDKAQKLGVKVIDEKEFLSMCG